The Plectropomus leopardus isolate mb chromosome 14, YSFRI_Pleo_2.0, whole genome shotgun sequence DNA window TAAGTTTTCTTCTTCTCGATATTCTTGAATAAATGTTGTGATCTTTTGAGCAAATCACAAAATGCCACCGGTCTGAGTCTGCTCAGCCCAAATATGTGGTTCATAATTACACATGCGGGGAGGCAGAACAGATCCCAGACGTTGATTTAAAACAGGAGCTCCTCAGCAATGTCCCGTATGTTCAGTCAATGACGTCCCCTGGCTGTTGTCTTCCAGATATCCCAACGTCAACATCACAAACTTCACCACCAGCTGGAAAGACGGCATGGCCTTCAACGCTCTCATACACAAACACCGGTAAGGAGAGATGAATGGCCAAATCCACTCTCACCAGCTCTGAAATGTAAACACGCAGGAAGCCCATCTGCTCAATGTCTCTCCTCCTCATTCTGCTTCATCACTTTCACTGtctcattttcctcttttcctctctctccatctttctctctcaggcCGGATCTGGTGGACTACGGCAATCTGAAGAGGTCCAACCCGACCCATAACCTCCAGAGCGCCTTTAAcgtagcagagcagcagcttgGCGTGACCAAACTGTTAGACCCTGAAGGCGAGTGACTGACGGAGGCTGAGCCTTCATGTAGAACTAAATGTTTATGAGCTTCACgcctggtggaaaaaaaaggaccaGCGATGCTCTCTGGCTTGGCTGTGACTGACTTATCTGCCGTTTTGTTTTGTAGATGTGTTCACAGAGAACCCAGACGAGAAGTCCATCATCACGTACGTCGTGGCATTTTACCACTACTTCTCGAAGATGAAGCAGCTCGCCGTTGAAGGCAAGAGAGTTGGAAAGGTGAGGTGGAAAGATGACGCACACTGATTTGTTTACATAACGTTGTTCCTGCGTCCCTGATCGTCTTTGACCTCCTTTCTCCAGGTTCTGGATCACGCCATTGAGACAGAGAAGATGATCGATAAGTACGAGACGCTGGCGTCAGACCTGCTGACGTGGATTGAGCAGACCATCATCGTGCTGAATAACAGGAAACTTGCCAACTCTTTGACTGGAgttcagcagcagcttcaggcCTTCAACACCTACCGCACTGTAGAGAAGCCGCCCAAGTGAGTCGAGCCAAAAAGCCTTCCCAGTATTTCACACTCTGTGCTGTCTCTATTGTGATctctttgttcagtgtttttttgcttcacCTTTATTCACCGTCATTTATGTTGTGCAGATTTCATACAATACCAGTAACATTACCAATCCAACAGAAACAAATTGTAATTCAACACCACTTTTCAGCTGAGCAATAGGATCATAGTTTTCTATGAAGTCTAGTAGGAACCCCAAACTTAAACCTGCTGGGTCTATTCCAGAAAACCTTTTAATATggagcacaagaaaacattattaaacCACACTAGTACAGAAGAGGGACTATAACTGTTCCTTAGAAAATTACGTCATTAAATGATGTTTTGCTGgtaatataatgtattttttgtgtgtatgttgggATCTTTTTTCCAAATTCAATCCAATTTTCAGCAAGTTAAACATTATTACAGTTACTTTTCACTTCTATGACTCCTCGTGGTGCAGGATTTTTCTGGTTAGTCCGTCCATATTTACCCTCAAAGTTCCACATATATGTGGAAAATTAATGCAATCTAGTACACTGCAAAAACTTCAACtctaaatacaagaaaaaaagcaatacaatggggaaaatattgcttaaattttttttttttttaaaagcaaaattatcTGCCAACAGAACAGGAAAATCTCTcttaacaagatttttttttgttacaagtaaaaatatCTTGTCTCAAAGATCCACAGATATCTGAAAACCAGTGTGGCCAGACTAAAAACAAGCACATCTGTCTAGATACAAGATTTAAGAGTTATTTTCTCAATATAAAGAGAGAATTGGTAAACGCTAGGCTGTATGTTTGGGAATTGTATCTTAAAACAGGCACAGCTACACCaaacaaaaatgctgcaaaaggacaaaacagcttaaaacaagttataaaattggcccccaaaaaacaagcatataTTACTGAGATTTTAGTTTTTGCAGTTTATATGCACATATAATACTGTGCAAAAGTGATAGACCactttaaactttgttattttagcaaggtgataattatcatacatatttattccTCTTtgtactaaaatacaaccagaacatacaggaaacatgtatacagttttaaaaatgcaaatatttcagaataatagAGATATAAGTCATAGAGAGAtaagttgcaagtatttagtgtgacctgcCTCTCCACTTCGTATGTCTTGAAATGTACAACACTAAGCTTCTgctgtatttacaccaggttgcattcaagacatgttcAAAGCTCAGTATTGATCGTTTGAGCTCagttttgttatggttgtacaattccatatttcacagtaaacattggcttcagtctgaagaagccattttgttcgcacttttttggtgttttgatgcCTTGTACAcattctctgtattctttgtttttatctcagtgaagagactgagaaataaatttatatacaactttgctaaaacaacaagtCTACGGTGgtctaagacttttgcacagtgctATATATGCtactttaaagaaaactgaaatatttttgctaCATGTTTGCAATATAAGTTGAAATTTATGTGTGAAATCAATATAATAATTTCAAACACGCCCATATATATAAAGTTATGAGTCccagtatttaaaatatatgtgcatatactgtatatggcCATAAATTTTTTTATGGGGTCTGTccttctctctcattctctcaaattttctcaaatttggcacaaacgtccacttggactcaagactgaactgattaaatcttggtggtcaaaggtcattgtgacctcacaaaacatgtttctggccataactcaagaattcatatgttAATTATAACAAAGactgtgcttttatttgcttcgattttatttgactttgttgAAATGCATGTAGGGGTATTGTATTTTTGCTCTCAGTTTGCTCTCATTATGTTATTGCTcttgtttgttatgtttgtatTGTAACATAATTGCTAAGACATTAGACAGAAGTGAAACAATTAGAGACTAAACGAAACAAGAAAGAATAAATATGTAGtcataataattaaaacaaattacaatagaaataaaatgtataaataagtTTTTGGAaggataaataaaaaggttgATCATCAAACATATAGatcttcaaattaaaagctcaAATGCTTTGATGCATCTATGTACAGTTggactgtatatgtgtgtggaGGTGGATTTGGTTTACACCTGAGTGTGGGCATCAGTCAGGGTAAAAGTAGAAAGCTCTTCTACATAGTTTGAAAAGGTTGCCATTGGATACATTCAAGAGTAAAGATATCTTTAAACCACAGAGAGTGGGTGTGAGCAATAACGTCAAAAATGCTTAAAGCTTCCAAGAATGGTTTGGCATTTGTGCTCTAGAGGGGAGGATGCCAAACAATATCAGAACTGCAGTAAATGTAGCTTCATTGTACCTTTTTATGtgacttgtgtttgttttctttcaggttCCAGGAGAAAGGAAACCTCGAGGTGCTGCTGTTCACCATCCAGAGCCGTATGAGGGCAAACAACCAGAGGGTCTACACGCCTAAAGAGGGAGCCCTGGTCGCTGATATCAACAGGGTGAGAAGGAtcaggtctttttttccctttgtgaTTCATCTTCAGATTATTTTATtgatctataaaatgtcagaaaatagcaaaatcataatcataatttcAAAAAATCCCATGGTGATGTCTTCAGATTGTTTGGTCCAAAACtccaaagatatttagtttattatcatataaaacaaagaaaagcagcaattccTCATAATTAAGAATCTTAAACGAGGGCATTAAagtaataatgacaataatatctATTATATTAAAAGCCTTTCAAGTCAAGACAATCATTGTAATAACAAGGAACAACGGCAATAATACTGAAATGTATACAAATAAAGCGATATATTCATAAAACACTTTAAGAAAtaccagaaaaaataaattaattcccCAATTACTCAGCTAATGACTTTGCCATTGTTTTAACTGAGAATTTGTTTAACCTCTTCATTTCAagtttgtcccttttttttttaccagcatgTCAACCTCTATGGTTTAAAGTTTAGGAATAAAGCTCAATTCGATGGCGAAAATGCATTAATTTAGCAGAGCACAATCCCAAGGCAACAATtaaaccacaaataaattaaattacactgGTGATGCTATAGTGCAGTATAGTAAACTGTTCAATAAAAGCCATCATTTGAAGAAAAGAAGgtctggtacaaaaaataaaaactaatttctcaAAAGAAACTACATAACACCGATATATCAGCAACATAGTAAGCAGCGAGATCTATTTACCTCTGATACAGCTCAAAATTATCAGTAGCAACAATTTTCAAAATCGATTCATCATTTTAAGTCATGTTTTGAGCCGAAATGTTCAACAGATTCAGATGTTCAGAATcagatgtgaggatttgctgcttttctgtttttaaatcatcacaCTGCAtcactttgaaaataaaaatatttgttagttGTAGTCCTAAATGTACACTCCTTAAGATACAATAATGTAGTgagtatatatactgtatgtttcatCAGCAACCATCAACCCTAAAGTGTCCTTGAAGACTTAATTCCAACCAAATTCAGGAGTTGTTCTGTAGCTGACTTTGACCTCTCTGTTGATGGGATCAAGCAAATAACTTTGAAACTGTAAATAGAAAGTATGACATCGctatgaccaaaaacagcaaacccTCTTCTCATCATCTGTGCGCAGGCCTGGGAGCGTCTGGAGAGGGCGGAGCACGAGCGGGAGCGTGTCCTGAGAGACGAGCTGATCAGACAGGAGAAGCTGGAACAGATGGCGAGAAGATTCGACAGGAAGGCTGCCATGAGGGAGACCTGGCTCCTGGAGAACCAGAGACTCGTGGCTCAggtaaaacatcaacaacaacattaatgGATACTATATAATGTTCTCATCTGATGTGTTTTCTGAAGCGTCTCCTAAAAAAGGTCTTGATCTCAATTAGACTACCTAATTAAATAAGGTTACATATATAACAGCACAGGACTTTACAGTGTTTGCATTAATTAATTGACACACCAGATTATTTGCGATGAGacataaacagcagaaacagctgGAGACACTAAAAAGttgcaagtaaaaaaaagcaactttcCTGGCTCAAAAAGTTTGTCAGAAGAATAGAAGAAACATTTGTAACAAAACAATAGAAGAAGTATTAAAATTCTTTATTCAGAGgttccctgtggagtttttgacctCTAATAGCTCTATGTACCTGTTTTTATATGGTTGGTGCATTGTTTTGTTCATATAGTGAAAGAAGTATTCACAAACTttagtttggtaaaaaaaaaaaataaaaaaaaaaataccagagtGCCAAAATACTCTGCTATGAATAAAGCTCCTACATTCAAAACCTAATtcaagttaaagcaaaaaaaaaaaaggttggctTAATATATACTTTGAAAGCACCAAAAGTAAAGTGTTCATCATGCAGATTGGCCAATTTCAGaacaatatatattatattgattACAATAATGGATGCATTtatgtgttcatcactttaatgttgcaactggtaaatatgaagcaaattttaattacttcacaATCCAGTTTAGCAGAAACAGAATTTGTTTTATTGCCAGGTAGGTTTGGTGTATTGGTGcataacaacaaatttaaaattaaagcaaCAAAGGCAAGTAACAATATGTGgaatatatagataaatatgTCGATAAGttgatatataattttttttaaaaaaccaacccaatagaaatagaaaaatactgtaaaaatacgCACAATATATCTGCTTTTAAATATAAGAGCAAAACAGCTTAATTAATAGTtttgtgcagaaatgtgcaaaatactGACCAGGTGATGTGCAAAATTTCACAGTATAATTCCCTTTATATACTATTAGgtaatttgatcttttttaataaattataatgtATGAGTTGATTTAGACTTTGTATTGACtatttgaatttgtaaagtaaatattaaagttacaaaataaatgtagtaatgtaaaaaatacaaatgcttCCTCTGAGCTGTAGTGGAACTGAAATATAAGAGTTGTaatagtaatataataatataaaataatagtttaaaatggaaatactcaagtgaagtaaAAGAACCAcaaaactgtacttaaatacagtacttaGTTACATTGCTCCACTGTGCACATGGAAGTGGGTGATGTGACTCAGTCTTGCCACTGGGTTCACAGCATTACACTGGCCTACAGGTGGCAGTAACACACAAGATGCTGCAGTACACCTTCAAAGGCAGCACAGAAGAAGACTAGTCAGCTGGTGAAGCTCATGGTGGAGCTAGTAAACATGTCTGCAAACAATTCAGGAGCTAAAAATGCTTTATGATAAGCACAATGCCTTCAACACATTTGTTAGAAGTCAAGGATACACACTACACtggtgagaaacactgaatgtaaaccTCATGTAAATTACTTCAATCTTAAAATCATTACATTGTTTAcctgtctgtcacacacattttagaactcttgtattgtatttttttttttaaatcaccaaatgGCCTTATCCCATCTTATCTGTCTCATATTGTCAGGATTTACAGTATGTGCCTGCTAAGATCCTCAGACTCAAACTTCTTGGATTTTCTAGAGGTCAGAACTGAAAGGCACAGAGGAGCAGCCTTTCTTAATTGTGCCCTTAAACTGTGCCTGAGGGCTTTAAATCTGTTCAaacttttacatgaaaaatcaGCAGTTTTTACCATTGCTTCCTCCTGACATGCGTTTTTAAACTGATGGTTTTTTGATCTTGTTTTAGCCTGTAGTTTTAagtgaattttatttaattttatatatttttattatctgttttttactctgtgacaaatattaaaattttcagATCATcactttgtgttgcattttatgcattaattgtgctatataaataaaattgtttattaataattataataataataatgataaacataaccttttttgtttacaagaaaactccatGTGGAAACTTTagccctttggaacctgagcaaaatggcttgatttctttcaaaagcattagAAACTTTAAAGGGAAATTACATAAAAGTTTGCTAGAAATTACAAAAGAACAGTAGAGGAAATTACCTAAAGATTGaagttaaaaattaacaaaagaaaataacaacgaaattactttaaaaaagagtccataaaaatatcagtaattctgcaacataatttgaaagatatgattatgataattataataatatagtttactggacatttttcctgagcGTTTGACAAATTACtcaatgtactaatttcttgcagtctgCAAAACatatcttgccaagttgctcactaccttttttcctcatgtttttgagagctcatcgtttaaaagtttaaatactgtgaaaggcacttgaatgcagcacaaaaaaattatgtcaatttgaaagtgttaaaaaagcAACATCTTACAATATAAGTAAACTACAAGTAAGAATGCAATCAAAATTTCACTCGAGTAAAAGAAGAACAGGAGTAATATTAGTAAAATGTACCGACTGTCTAAAGGCTTGTCTTGACGTTGTGACCtgagctcctctctgctctgctctcctcaGGATAACTTTGGTTACGACCTGCCAGCTGTTGAGGCAGCAAAGAAGAAGCACGATGCCATTGAGACGGACATTGCCGCGTATGAGGAGCGTGTCCAAGTCCTGGTGGACATCTCAAAGGAGCTGGAGTCTGAGAGATACCATGATGCCAAACGCATTGACGTGCGCAAAGACAACATCCTGCGTCTGTGGGACTacctgcaggagctgctgaagGCTCGCAGGGCGCGTCTGGAGAAGAACCTGACCCTGCAGAGGATCTTCCAGGAGATGCTGTACATCATTAACTGGATGGACGAAATGAAGGTAAAACACAGGAGGCAATATTTATCAACTCATAGCATGTATTCTCCAGACTCGAAACTGATCAGATtgttctctcctcctctcttcaggCTCGACTCTTGTCTCCTGACTTTGGAAAACACTTGCTGGAGGTGGAAGACTTGTTACAGAAACACGCTCTGTTAGAGAACGACATCGCTCTGCAGGCAGAGAGGGTGCAGAACGCCAGTGCTGCTGCTCTCAAGTTCGCCAATGGAGACAGTAAGTGCAGCGCCTCGTCATGCCCCTTGCTTCTGCTTTTGTTAGGGGTGATTACACTGAATGGATTGCAGGCCATGGTCCCTGACCAGGGCTGGATATTGAACCACAATACCTTTTGGGCACAGACCAAAACGTGTCTGCAGCATTGAGTTAAATTGTGCAAAGACACTGAAAGTTATCATTATATGTCTGGTCCTGTTTACATATTGTTTGATCTGATATAGCCtacaaatttattttgtcaaagttCATTAATTGCCAggtgttaaaaatgacattaaacacTGCAGTGGTAATGAAGTTTAGCTTGTTCAGCACTGTCACCTTAGACCTATAAGGttatatctgacatttttgtcaaaatgtattcatatatttttattttgtgacaacATTATATGAGGTGTTTTCTTCAGTTGtatgcatttttggactttttctttAGTAAACAAAGTCATTTgtatcattttcattatttggcACAAAAATACTTTAACGCTCAATATGTGAAAACTGCTCAGAGCGCAGATAGAacctatatataatatatataattctaaGGTGACTTCCCAAACAGATGCATTTTTCCTGAAAGTTACAATATAAAAGACTACTCATCTGTGCATGGGACTGTCTGTACTAATGTACTTTTAaattgtaggattttagcaaaATTTCATGcatttgggaagcactgagcatacaactgaaCAAATGAGACGTGGATTATATTGCTCAAGttgtttgttaacattttttttgataaagttttgctgttgttaaatgcggTGCCTGTTTGCTGCAATTTATAAGAAATGCCTTTTCTGGATTTTGTGTGGGGGGTTGTGTGGAGGGTTTTGTGTGGAGGgttgtgagaaaaacaaaattttgttcACAGCTTCAAGGTAAAATGCAGTGAgcaactgatatacaaatggtcattttgaggGTGAGATATTCCTTTAGATTTTCTCCCATTGCAGCAAAATCAGGTGGTTTTGTCAGGGATATGAGTGTCTATATGTGTTTGTTCTATGATAATATTTCTCAACTTGATCAGTGTGTGAACTGCACCTCCGCACAGTTTACAGTTGAGATTGACACCATCATCCCTGAACCCTGACAAGAATTAAGcaagcagagaaagagaaataagtaaatatacataatgattcctttatttttttcccccacagcCTACAAGCCATGTGACCCTCAGGTGATCCGTGAAAGGGTGCAACACCTGGACTTGTGCTACCAGGAGCTTTGTGCCCTGGCAGCCCAGCGGAGAGCTCGCTTGGAGCAGTCCCGCCTCTTCTGGAACTTCCTTTGGGAGGTGGCGGAGCTGGACAGCTGGATAAGAGAGAAGGAGCACATCTTCTCCTCCCTGGATTATGGCAAGGACCTGACGAGTGTGCTGGtgctgcagagcaaacacagCGCCTTCGAGGACGAGCTCGGAGCCCGACGCGCCAATTTAGAGCAGGTCATGGCTGAGGGAGATAAGATGATCAAGGCCAAACACTTTGGCTCCCCGAAAGTCCAAGAATGCATGGATGACATCGGGAGGCAGtggcagcagctggaggagctggCCGCGTTTCGTAAACAGAACCTCCAGGACACACAGAGGTTCTTTCAGTTTCAGGGAGACGCTGACGACCTCAAAGCCTGGCTGCTGGACGCCAAGAGGCAGATGAGCAGCGACGACGTGGGTCACGACGAGTACACCACCCAACGGCTGCTGAAAAAGCACAAAGACCTGAGGAATGAAGCGATCAAGAACGGAGCCACTATAGATGCCCTCTCTAAACAGGCCAACGTGCTGCCAGAGGAGCTACAAAACACTCCTGATATCCAGAGACGTCTGAAGGACATCAAGGACCTGTACATGGAGCTCATGTCTCTGGCCGACCTGAGACAGAAAAAGCTGGATGACACCATGTCCCTCTACACCATCTTCAGTGAAACGGACGCCTGTGAGCTTTGGATGGGTCAGAAGGAGACGTGGTTGGTGGGTTTGGAGGTGCCTGAGAAGCTGGAGGATCTGGAAGTCGTACAAAATAGGTACATAAAACAAATGATCTCTTTCGGCTCTCctgaattattttgtgtttgtctacatttaattttgtaattCATAATAATCTGGAAATTATAGTTcttcaaactgatgtttttcttgttttcaggttgAGCATTCTTGCTCAAGACATGGCAAATGTTCAGTCGAGGGTCGATGACGTCAACAAAGCTGTGAAACAGCTTGAGGACAGCAGACACCCTCGCACCAAAGAGATCAAAGAATGTCAGACACGACTGAATAAGAGGTGCTTTCAGTGTATTCTATATTTATCATCCATGTCATGAGTTTCACTGTTTATTTGTGCATCAGCATTcctcaaaaaatacacatttaatgacaaaaattaaTGATGAACGTTTTTCCTTGCACAGAGAACAATCAAATTGTTTTGGaaactgtttattttacagGTCTATAATTTCCTcataattttgaaatttcctGGAAAGAGGTCTGTAATTTAACAATAGTTAGGGTTGAAACTGAAACAGTGTTTAACTGGTGTACACTTTCCagttatttttagttaattGCCAGCAAGCTCTTGTAGTCACAGCAGGTCAGCTGGACAtgcagaaatgtgaaatttgcCTACATATTTGAGGGTAAAAGTTAGCTAAATACATTTACTTGAGTTTTCATTTGATAAAGCAGCTTTTCATTTAActgatttattactttttctgaAATGAGTATGAAATTGCATTGTTTCACTCTTTCAGGTGGGAGGCCTTTAAGGCGATGGTGGAGGACAAGAAGAGGAAGGTGGATTCAGCCGTCAGTCTGAACAACTACGGGCTAGAGTGTGACGAGACAGAGACCTGGATCAAAGACAAGACACGGGTGATCGAGTCCACACAGGACTTGGGCAACGATCTGGCAGCCGTCATGACCATCCAGAGGAAACTGTTTGGCATGGAGAGAGATTTGGCTGCCATCGACACCAAACTCACCTTCCTGAGGAAAGAGGCCGACCAGCTGGCTAAGGACCACCCGGAGAACGCAGGTGACATCTTGGCCCGCAGAGGGGAGCTGGACGCCGCCTGGGACATCCTAAGAAAGAccctgaaagacagagaggactCTTTGGGTGAGGTCAGCAAGTTACAGACCTTCCTCCAGGACATGGACGACTTCCAGTCCTGGCTTTTCAAGACCCAGAAGGCCGTGGCGTCAGAGGAAATGCCCGCCACGCTGCCGGAGGCCGAGGAGGAGCTCAGCCTGCATGACGCTGTGAGAGAAGACATTAACAACCATGAGGAGGACTATCACCGTGTGAGGGACACTGGCGCTCAGGTCACCCAGGGTCAGGAGGATGATCCTCAGTACCAGCAGCTTGACCAGAGGCTGAAGGGTCTGGACCGCGGCTGGGTCGAACTGCAGAAGATGTGGGACAGCCGCAAGAACTTCCTGGATCAGGGTCTGGGCTTCCAGCAGTTCATGAGGGACGGTAAAGCTGTGGAGGCCATCCTCAACAACCAGGTACGGTCCTGCAGGTGCATTATTTGCCAGAAAAAGTCATTAGCTCTCTAGGGTTCTGGCTTTAATGATGGTTTTAGTGACGCTACAGGTATTTAAAAGATGTGGTCTGGAGGAATGCAGCCTGGTCAGTTACCACGTCGCTGATTGTGAGTCTCAaaagtgtttgtctttttctttcttcgcTCTGTTTACAGGAGTACACCCTGGCGCACATAGACAAGCCCGACACCTTGGCGGGAGCAGAGAAAGCTTTGAAGAAGCATGAGGACTTTGTGAGCACCATGGAAGCCAACGAGGACAAGATTGATGGCGTTCTGCAGGGCGGACAGCGGCTGGTGGACAGCAACAACCTGTACTCTGGGAAAGTGCAGGAGAAAATGGACTCAGTCCGAGACAGGTCAGTCCTGGTTTTTAGTCAATATGATTTcagaagcagttttttttttaatttccaagaAGGTTTtcatatacaaggaattttcTTTGGTGTATTGGTACATAATATAAACATACcaggagaaaatgaaattaaggaATAATAGCAAGTCTCAGGATGAATGAAcctgtagaaaaaaatgtatatataaaaaaacatactatgaAATAGGTACAATACatctaaataataatgaaaaaacgaTGCAGTTCTTATCAGGAGGTTTGTGAAGGAATATGCaataatagaatagaataagTCAAAAGAGCTTTTGAATAGTAAAAAAATGGTAATTATATTGTAAGTTTTAGTCCCTCTGAAGAATcaacatattttaacaacatttggtacaaaaaaaaaaacccacacttaAATCAATTCTCCTAacatagaagaaaaaaacaatgtctttgCTTAGAGTAAGCAATAAGACACATTTAACTAGCTACTTACTCCTACTTACAGCAGAGTGTAAGAGCAGCATTTAAGAGCATCTCTTAATTTATCACATGGATAATCACATTTAAGCTCTGGCAGCAACATCTGCCCATTGTTCATTATTAAGAAAAATCCCACTCAGGGATGTgttattctgcaaaaacaaattataaattaatctaTACGTGTGAAATACTTAGTTACAATGCCGAAGATCAccgttttgttttctttggcagCAGCTACGGTCATTAGCTATAGGTGTGTTTTTAGATCTCAATTGCCAGAAATCCAAACAGTGTGTCCTGTTATGTCAGTAAGTTAACTGTTTGCCTTCTTCTGAACCTCTTtggttttgcatttgttttaagTTTCATCGTCTGTACTCATCACTCAAATCTGCAAATTTGTTGTGTTAGCTCTGCCTACCCTTACCACTCACTGTTTGCCACTTGTGATTTTTCTCAAGATTATTCCATAGGTTCAATCACTATTGTGTTATTGacgtttatttaaatgaaaatcttaaAGGTTATGACTTTAATATCTCCAGTAgcaattaaaatttgaaattaaatgcAATCTTATATATTTATGAGATTTAAAGAGAGATTTTGAGATTAATATTGGAAAAGAGgctgaaatagaaatagaaaaaaaaactagagcAGTCGAGGAATTCGTCAGagaaaatacttgaaatacCACACTGACAAGTTTAAATTTATGGAAAGTGATTGCATACAAAATCAATGATGGCTTTATTCTTATGTTTGCATCTttacaaatagaaaaaataacaagactTCCACAGTCCACAGTCAAGCCAGCTGCTCTGTGGTGCTTATTTCTGGTCTGTAGTCATCTAATATTTACTCTTAACCAACTTTAAAGACTTTCATCATCACACAGTCCAAAATTTCACCTTTACCAACataataaatactgaaaaaaatggattatttctctaatgtagaaaaataatctttacagTTTCACCAACTCAGCAGTGAAACAACTTTCTTATCACTGCATCATTCTTGTCAACACGCGG harbors:
- the sptb gene encoding spectrin beta chain, erythrocytic isoform X2, producing MTSTTDFDNAEITQQYSRINTRFDITDEELDNDNSSARLFERSRIKALADEREAVQKKTFTKWVNSILSRVGCRISDLYLDLRDGRMLIKLLEVLSGERLPKPTKGRMRIHCLENVDKALQFLKEQRVHLENMGSHDIVDGNHRLILGLIWTIILRFQIQDIIVETGQEDQKETRSAKDALLLWCQMKTAGYPNVNITNFTTSWKDGMAFNALIHKHRPDLVDYGNLKRSNPTHNLQSAFNVAEQQLGVTKLLDPEDVFTENPDEKSIITYVVAFYHYFSKMKQLAVEGKRVGKVLDHAIETEKMIDKYETLASDLLTWIEQTIIVLNNRKLANSLTGVQQQLQAFNTYRTVEKPPKFQEKGNLEVLLFTIQSRMRANNQRVYTPKEGALVADINRAWERLERAEHERERVLRDELIRQEKLEQMARRFDRKAAMRETWLLENQRLVAQDNFGYDLPAVEAAKKKHDAIETDIAAYEERVQVLVDISKELESERYHDAKRIDVRKDNILRLWDYLQELLKARRARLEKNLTLQRIFQEMLYIINWMDEMKARLLSPDFGKHLLEVEDLLQKHALLENDIALQAERVQNASAAALKFANGDTYKPCDPQVIRERVQHLDLCYQELCALAAQRRARLEQSRLFWNFLWEVAELDSWIREKEHIFSSLDYGKDLTSVLVLQSKHSAFEDELGARRANLEQVMAEGDKMIKAKHFGSPKVQECMDDIGRQWQQLEELAAFRKQNLQDTQRFFQFQGDADDLKAWLLDAKRQMSSDDVGHDEYTTQRLLKKHKDLRNEAIKNGATIDALSKQANVLPEELQNTPDIQRRLKDIKDLYMELMSLADLRQKKLDDTMSLYTIFSETDACELWMGQKETWLVGLEVPEKLEDLEVVQNRLSILAQDMANVQSRVDDVNKAVKQLEDSRHPRTKEIKECQTRLNKRWEAFKAMVEDKKRKVDSAVSLNNYGLECDETETWIKDKTRVIESTQDLGNDLAAVMTIQRKLFGMERDLAAIDTKLTFLRKEADQLAKDHPENAGDILARRGELDAAWDILRKTLKDREDSLGEVSKLQTFLQDMDDFQSWLFKTQKAVASEEMPATLPEAEEELSLHDAVREDINNHEEDYHRVRDTGAQVTQGQEDDPQYQQLDQRLKGLDRGWVELQKMWDSRKNFLDQGLGFQQFMRDGKAVEAILNNQEYTLAHIDKPDTLAGAEKALKKHEDFVSTMEANEDKIDGVLQGGQRLVDSNNLYSGKVQEKMDSVRDRHNKNKRRAQEVSEKLRDNRDLQHFLQNTQDLTVWINEKMLTAQDTSYDEARNLHSKWLKHQAFMAELASNKDWLNKVDQVSDTVRGR